The nucleotide sequence taatctctccggcctcgggccggggaagaggaaggagagggcgcgcccggagtccccttccgcgtccttgctcgtgccggctcctccgacacgcgcaacgacgaacggcgacggcgaacagagcacgggaggcggcggcaatggcgtggaggcgaatgggagaggaaaggaaagggggaggcttgggtttataggatggcaatgtcggtttgggaaccgacttagggcggtcaaaggagagggctagcgctcggcggtcgcggccaaagcggcgacagggaggagggaggaggatgacgccggcgggaggaaaaaggggaaaatagGGAGAGGAAAGGGGGCTTGTCCCTTGcctcttcgggaaaaggagggagcgggggcgacgcggcagagggaggagctctgcctccgtcctttggcagcttgcgcgcggaatggcggggccgaggcgatgacgacggcgatgacggcggggcggtgtggagcggagcggcgacacgggcgacaggcagaggctgacggcggcggcgaccaggcggtcggccaccacggcacgcgtgcgcgggaagcaacgggcggcgcggcggtttgagcggcgcggctcgggcacgcgctctggcttgcggggccgagcggctgcgcggctgcaggcgcggcagggcagcggggccgggtgacgcggacggcgcaggcgcggcatgggcggcaaccacgcgggcgcgcgcgcgaacaacggcgcgcgggggccgacttcgcgggcggggagctcgccagggatggaggcggggagagcgagagcgagagagagagagagatagccggggagggagggggagatgggccgagagagattcggcccatcgaacccgggggaggcaaaatagacttttgcggaggaattgatttgggaaggatttggattcgggattgaactcgacgatagatcggggatttgagaactgagatggcacggacactagacaacaagcaaagaaacaaatttcgcaattagggtttttaagagataattttcccgctaggcgccacgacggaacgggcgctacatacTAACTTTCCTCCTTTTCAAGCACAAACGAATAAAGAAGCTTACATGCCAGACACAGACGAACTACGGTgtgaaaaaaagaggaaacaaAACAACCAAACACCGTATGAAATATCTGAATGTATGAACTCTCTACATCATCcataaattttaacttatattCTATGTTTCTGTGTTACTGATTTGACTTACCCTTTTCTAGTGTACATCGAGAAGGAAGATCTTACCCAACAAATCATAGACAAAGGCCCACCAAAGAACGCCTTAAGAGGTCAAAAGAAGACAAAAACGAATGGCCAGACACCGTTAAAAAATTCAGAAGGTAATGCCTAACCATTTAACATTTATATAGATCTATTACTAATTTGTCGTACCTATGTAGAGTTGACTTAAAAAAGAAGAGCCTTTCATTACCTACATTAATAACACCGAGGATAACAAAGTGATGGTGCATATTGAAGAAGTGGAGGTTAAACGGAAAAAAATGAAAGTACTAACACAACCAGCTTTCTTGAATGATGATGTAAGTTCGCCTATTTAACAAGCCTACTATTCTTTTATAACTATATTTGTTATGTAACTCAACTAAACTCAAATTTAGGTCATGGATGCATACATTCAATGCCTCCGCTATAAAGAGAAAGGAATCAGGGGAGATGGCAAGGCCTTCCTAGAGATGGCCATTAAAACAGGTCTACTAAATGTAGAGGGAGCGCATGTCGAAGCAAGCGAATCTCGAGATAAACGATGGATTAGAGATATGGCACGCGACTATCTACCATTTGACATGGTAATACTTATTTAAGCTATCTATGTAATGGGTAATTCAATTTATGACTCAATCTTACTGTTGAACATCTGCAGATTTTCCTCCCAATTAATATTAAAGATACACACTGGTACCTAGCCGTTCTTAACGCCAAGCGACGTGAGGTGCAAATACTAGATTCGCTCGCAAAGCCAATCAGTAAAGATCGACCCGATCTAAGGCGTGTGGTAAGCGATGCACTTCCACTTGTATAATTCAAATCGGTTTTGCTATATTTTAACCGTACCAACGTTGCACAAAACTTCCCAGCTACTAGCTATCGAGAGGGGATTACACGGGACAGAGAATCAGCACCCACAGTTAAAACACGATTGGCCTGATTTCAATATTACCGAATGGGAGTACAACAAAGTCcaaaaattgccaaagcaagGAGACGGGTGGGTGACTCAAACTCTTCCACATGATATTCACATTATTCAATTATAGAAACGTGTTATCCTAACGACTAAATTCTTGTAGCGTCTCGTGCGGCCTGTACACCcttaagttcatggagcatTGGACTGGATCTTATCTCCCAAAAATTCAACTACAGGTAACTACAACAACCTCTATTCATATTTTGCACCACTGCTTCCTAATACGAAAAACCATTTAAAATGCACTCCCTTTACATTATGCAGAAGGAAGTAAAAACATTTCGACAGGACTTAGCCGGAATTTTGATCAACTCCGAACTGAACAACATTAAAGATCGTCCACTGCTACCAACCACGACATAAATGGATCATCTGTCATACATTTACCACAATTACCTTACTATGCTCTCTTACccttattaaataatttatatactACTTGGGTATTTTATGGATCCCAAACATTGATGCCTTTTTGAGATAATATTCATAGTTCATATTTCAATCCATTTGAGAAGGAGCGGTATATGAAACCTTACGCTTCGGGGTGACTCAGCGCAGTCAGCTGTCGACGTCACCGACGTGCGTCTGCTACAATGTCGCACCTGAACAACGATAACCCCTTCGCCGGCATGCGGATCCCTTCGCGCATGCCACCCTTCGCGCATGCCACCGTCTTGCAAACTGACCCTGCTCCCAACCATTCAATCAAATAATCAATATACAATACAATGGATTCAAGAACAAACAACCTGTGAAATTTGATTCCTACAAACACTGTGGAATTTGATTGCTATCATGCTATGATCACCACCTGTATATATCATAGATTACATCCTTCCAGAGCCTGGTAATCATAGAAGAACATAGAATCAAAATTCCATACTCACAACGACTGATCAACCCAGAAATCTCAGTGCTAATTTGCACTTGGAAGGTGATAGTGTTATGGCAATCCACAATATCTGCACTTGAAccataatatgaaaaaaaaattaagtgcaATGTTGTCCTGTCTGAACAAAATGGACCAACTTTGAAGGAAAAATATTCATGCAAATATGGTGATCTGgacaaattttaattttaaaatgctATTAGTTCACATATATCTTGATCTATAATATGCTCCACAAATATACCAAATAACCAATGCAGATTACCTGTCGTGGATCATGtacaaaattcaaaatacaACCACAGTTTTTTGTACACAGTGAACATTAATGTTGTGCCCATTCAACTATAATTTTTAAGCCAACCATAGATTCATGCACgtctggaaaagaaaagggactGCATAATCATTTTGAAAGACTATTTAACAATTGAGCGCTTAATTTATTGTACTAAATCAAACCGAGGCACTAAATAAAACAGAACCAAGCATTAGCTTTCAAGCACATATGCAGAATGTGAGATAGGTCAGAATGCATGGAAGCAATACCGAAGCCATATCAAATAGGAAGCAACGGCTGCAGCCAACATGCAGTCCTCAAACAGTCCATTCATCTGGTGGATCAATCAACCATTCAATCAAATAATCAATATACAATACAATGGATTCAAGAACAAACAATCTTTATCTGCAAAATCATAACAGTAGTGGTTGGTATATTAAGATTGGAGGATTCAGAATGTACCTGAAGCTCGGCTGTCTCCTCTCGATTCCTTGCATAGTATCTGAACACTGAAGAGGGAAAAAATTGAAACTTAACCaaaaaaaactgcaattcaaGACAATAGAATTGGTGAACTGTGATTAATATGACCCAGTTAGTAGTACTCCTACTAACTAATGGAGTATCGCTTACACTGGGTTAAATCAGTTGCCAAGGgcatgttcagacttcagagaagGGGGCGGCTAGGTCGATGGCGACAGCGGTGGAGTGGAGAAGGGTGCGTCGGTCCATGGGGAGGATaacgtggcggtggtggcgcggggaggcgacgcggcgaagAGGACTCGTCgcccgccggcggaggcgggtgGAGGGGCGACTACGTCACGCGACTCGCTGGACAagggggcgggggaggaggacggcgacggtgggGGCTCACAAGCCGGCGCTGAGACGCgggcggaggagaaggaggggagGGCGATGAGGAAGGGCTTCGACGGAGGGAAGCCGCCGATATCAGGGGAGGCGGGGAGGCGGACGTCGACGGAGGGGCGCTGGCGGTGGAGAAGGCGGCGAGGAAGGGCGAGTGTGGCGAGGGAGCGTagaaggcgacggcgctggacaggcgacggaggcggcgagggagatggacggcggcggaggtggggatgGGGTGGACTGGTGACGGGAAGTGGTGACGAGAGGAATCGGATAAGGATAGGGTGAGTAAGAGACCGAAAAAATACGATAATACCCCtacgagattttttttctcttgacgAAAACACCCTTCCATATTTCTACTTCCACTAATACTGGTGGGAGTAGAATTAGATCTCAGCCCTACAATTAAATACGACCAATGGCCCATATTAATTTCTACTCcgagtagaaagcaccggagagGGACTGGACTACACGAGGTTTGGCTCGATGTGCTTGACTCCTTTGTGTATGCTCACTTATACTACCTTTGTGTATAAcgttattgattttttttctaatatttgaccattcgtcttattaaaaaaatttatgtaactatcatttattttgttgtgacatgattcatcatcaaatgttttttacgcatgacataaatattttcatatttgtacaaaaattttgaataaaacgaatgattaaacgttggtcgaaaagtcaatggCATCATACAATACGGAGGGAATACCTTCTAGACCGATCAATTTGGGTGACTTATGTTGCAAATCCATGGTTCAGGTTTGGGTGCGGGTGGAGGAATTGTGCGGCCAATGCATAGCTGTAGGGGGTGGATCTGGTTTTTACATGATACCACTTAATTATGAGAAATTTGCATGATGCCACTTAGCTATGAGAAATCGCTCCAATTTCTCTCAGttttatacataaaaaatatcTACGGCCCATTTGCAATTCGATGGCAAAAAGAATTAACTGATTTTCAGACTATTTTTAGTCTGGTGGCACATAGACCGTCCCATTGTTTTTATACCTGATACtcccttagagcaagttcaatagtatagcccactagtaactccaattcatatatagtcaatctaatagctaattcatacaatagttgcttactataatattaatatatggtctcacctgtcatacacacattacgtcttgaagtctgtgctgcagctggctacaaatctgtagcccgctgctcttctctctcatcgtttatcttattaaaatatgtttgtagttAGCTAATAGAGCCTGCTATTCTACCTGCtcttaaaaaaacttgaaatataTGGATGAATTTAGACTCAAATCAGGAATGGAAGAAGTGACAACGCCCTCGTTTGGCTTCCCAAGTGGCGCACGGGCAGAGACcaaattttctttgttttgttaAAGACTCGCATATCAATTCCGTAGCATGTGTTGGTTGGAGTAGGCTTTGCCACTAAACCCTTTCTTTAATGCGATCGATGGGACTAGACATTGGTCTCTTAACAATTGACAGagattctctctctttttactACAGTATaacaattgacaaaagttcatgTCCTGTCTGTTGACAAAGATGCCATATGTTCTGCCTCGTGTGTCGACTGTCGAGCACGGTTTGGATTTGCACGACGACTATTTTGGCCCGATCCTGTAGCTGTACGCGGCTCGATGTCAATCAATAATGTAAGCgactcagtttttttttctctttccctCGTCTTGAAAATTAGCGAATGTAGGCCGAGtctagttccaaactttttctacgaacttttaattttttcatcacatcaaaatttttctacacacaaacttccaattttttcgtcacatcgtttcaatttcaaccaaactttcaattttagcgtaaactaaacacaactGTAATGAAGAtttccaaaggaaaaaaatgtagTAATAATTCGTGAACTGAAAAGAAACCTTGCAGCAGTGGCAGCCGGATGAATATTGTGCAGTCTGGACAACCCTAGCTGAAACCACTTTAGCTCGGAATTTATTCTAAAGTGAATTGATTTTTATCCTCTTACATACTACTACTCTTttacatactacctccgtaaaaaaaaaaaagacgaactctggatttccgtgtccaactttgactgtttgtcttatatgaaatttttttataattcgtattttcattgttgttagatgataaaacatgattaatattttatgcgtaacttatctttttgtttttttttcataattttttcaaataagacgaacggtcaaacgttgggcacggaaaccagggtttatcttttttttgggacaaagggactaggctgtgtttagttcacgtcaaatttagaagtttgattgaaattggaacgatgttacggaaaagttggaagtttgtttgtgtaggaaagttttgatgtgatggaaaagttgggagtttgaagaaaaagtttggaactaaacaagtccATACTCTTGATTTACAAATCGAGAAATTTGATCTTTTTAATATTTCTAACCAACACTCTTCACTATTACATTTTATATAGGGATGTGGCCATGTGGgcaatgtttttattttagaattgaGGGAATGGTAACCAAGCAAATCCTCAGTGTTTTTCAACAGAGAATGGCAATCTATCTGCAATGTAGTGAAAAGTTCGTATGTATCAGTACAAGCTCTGATCTTGTTTCGTCCAATCGGAAACTAGCGTGTTTGCCCTGTTTTATCCGTCTATTTTACTAGATtatttttacaaattatttgCTTCCCGCTCCTCAAATTACATTTTTAAATAAACCTTTTCTACTATATTTGCTTAAATCACTTGTTTTAATGCTATTTGTTAAATTtggtttttaattatttaattagtcCTACAATAAAGTGAATAATCCGGTCAATAAACTACCTGAAACGTGTCCTATAGTACCGGGGTGATCAAGCTAGCCCTACATAGATGCAACACAAacacaaaaataaaaggaaacccAATGCGCACATGCAGACAAAAAACGAGCAAAATGATGTTGCATTGTTGATTTCTTGTGCTGTCCTCATTGTGAACCAGCTGTCTCTCCATGTATATATACTGGGAGTAACAACAAGTGTAGTGATAAAGTTTAGTCTATGCATAAAGTAATTTGCACATTGCTTAGGATCTAGCTTAACAAGCATATTTTTTTAGCGAGATGCATCGATCAGGGCTTGACGAGTAATTTTATATGTCGGCACCGAAAAGTTACCATGGCTTTCCGGTTTTTCAGACCTCTCGCTTGGATGCTCTCACTACTTTATTCAGACATCATGTTGAGAATATACATGGGCATGAGTAACTCGGACAGTATCATCATGTCATAAGGCTCTCGCCTAGCGAAAAAACAGAGCTCATTGTTTGCTCAAAACTTGTTAGCCACGGTCAATTTTTAAAGCTAGGTGAGTATAGctcaattagttatttttttcttaaaccaATCCACATAAATTTAAATCCTAAACTCGATGTGGTGCTCGTATTTacagttaattatttttttttataaatgatgTTCATGTCTATAGAGTTGTTTGTGTTTACTTCATCAACTTCAAGATATGCCGGCTGAGTTTTCCGAAGGTGTTCATAAGAATAtggtgtgcgtgtgtgcgtcCACAAGGATGAATGTGCGTGTCTCGTGAGCGCTTGCATTTGTAccgtgttttttaaaaaataaaatttaaaaattgatttttattttttttatcaaagtttatttttcatcattGAACTTTGAGTCATTAAGAACACATGTAGAGAAGTTTTatccataaatattttttcgcTAAACAAACTATGGACGAAACGATGGGGATGATGTTTTAAAGGGCAAGAGGCTATCAGAGTTACAAGCAGAGAAACACGTTGAGGTGATTGTGAATTGGTGGAAGAGACACCGAGAAACTAACATTACCTTGGCAGGGTAGCGTCGCTTTTGACTCGTGTAGTAATAGTGTAGCTTGAGCATGAGAGTGAGAGCCATAGACATGACTGAGTCAAGTGGTCATCAGTGGTCGTGATGGCAAGCTGCAGTGCCTCGTGTGCACCATACCTCCTGGCTCAGTCCCAGGCCTAAAGCTTTTGGAAaacccccttttttttctttaaaaaaagatactacaaattaagaaaaaccttttcaatagctaaaataagattatttttacactattttatttttcctaaaataattttatttctaaCAATCATTGCATTGGGGTTCATGACAATagccatcccaaaataaatttatttttttatccatGGAACACATGCCAATACAAAAGTAAAAAGATTAGAGTATCTCTACTTTAGCAAATCTCAATGCAACTATTTATCACTTTATCTACTTCTAATATAATTATTACATacttttacaaactccaatGTAATGATTACTCTATAAACGAACTTATTTGGGACAAATGAAGAGATTTAAAAATATGGGAGTActtaatatgggacggaggaagtaggaagAAGGTGTGATTATGGGATGTAGACTCTAGCCTGTTCCGCCCTCTGCTCCATGTACGGTCTGCCCAAGTGAATCTATGGAGTACTCTATCTACACAAACATCGATCTCGCCCAATTTTAGATTCTAATGATCAGGGTAGAGTACGCtccttttgttaaaaaaaaagccaacctgAATAAGGATGGGACGTAATCTAGAACAACGAATTTGAACATGCCCCATCCTTACCTAAGtctagttgttttttttttggagggagTAATGCGGTAGCTGCAGTGCGTGGTTCCGTGAGAATATAGGGTTTCTTTAGTTTGAAGCTAATTATTATCGGATATAGATCCTCTGCAGTAGCAGTGGCTGACAAGTGAATCCGATCTCACATGCCAGCAGTAGCTACTACAGATGCAGTATAACAAATTTTTCTCCTACTACGTTGTTTTTTAAGTAAATCGCTAAGCATAacattttatctataaattatttttagtttgcTTTCTTAATATTTTTATCAACTTATTAATCGTGGATTAAACAATGAGATGACGGTCCACACTCATGAGTActacctctatcccaaaataaataaacataaaATATGAGCACATAACGAATCtggtcaaaaaaatatattctagtttttgtttatttgagATGGAGTAGACAGTGGATTGCAATAACCTGCACATATTCCATCAGGCATTATCCGCATTTTTATTGTGCAGCTCCACCCTGACTCTCTTTGAttcctgaaaaagaaaagaaaaaaaaagaaaagaaaaagaaaaaccgagTCGTCTCGTCTCCATTGCGGCGGCGCGAGCTTTGGACTCGTCGTCTCCGTCCCGCGCGCGACGAGCGCGACCAGCGGCCGCCGGCGTCTGCTGCTTGCTCGCTTGCTTGCTTCCGCCCCGCCGGCGCCCTCGCTTCGCTGTCCGCTGTGGTGAGCATCTCCGTCCGCCACGCGCCATCccacactcttttttttttctcgaatttGCGTTAGCCTTACTAGCTTCTCTTTCTAGATCTGGAAGCTGTTTGTCTCTCAATTTTTGCCTTAAACCCTCCCTAGTACTAATCGCATTTTAGTTTGTTcccaaaaggggaaaaaaagagagaaagaattgACTATTTGGGAACAAATGGGAGTAGGTCTGCCCCTGTAAAAATGTGTGTTTTGTATACAGTTTCAGTGCAATTACGCCTGCGAGATGAAGTGATTTCAGTGATCTGTTCAAGAACGGCAGGTATAGGAGAGCAGCCGATGGTTCAGTTCCGAATTGGTTGTGGCAATGCTAGATGGCAAGGTAGCAACTAGCAACTGCTTGTTTAGTTTCTTCTGAGGTTGGAGCTTCACCGTTTGGAAGACATTTATGCTCTTGATTTTGTGGTCACTGGTCAGGCTTGCCTTTGCAGAGACGATAGGCATCTGATATGTGCTATGGCTTTCAGACTTTTGTACTTTGGTGCCTATGTGTAGTTAGTGTTGAACTTGGATAACGTTCTCGTCGGTTGAACCCCAGCATTATTAGGTTACAGTAAGTCAGTAACTAGTTGTTTTTTTTGCATTCTGTGAGATTCTATTGTTTGGTGAGTTGTTCACTGCTTAATAAAATCTTTAGAACAATTATTGCCTTTCTTTTTGAAAGAAACAATGAGATTGTGGTTCTTAATACAACATCTGTGCAGATAAGAAAAATCATATGGTTCTTGTTTAAATTTGTTCAGGGATCTGACATTTTCTACTGTTACAGTGTTACAGATTTTTGTGTGCCCTGTTGTTAACTTTTCTTCATGTTGTAATGCTTGGACCCCTATCCTTGGGGCAGATGAAACTGTCTGCTATAGTTTCTTCTGCTTGCCTGATGCTTAAGATTTTTAACAAGTTGTACATCCTCAATGACACGCAAGCCTTTTACGTACTCATGAAAAAAATTTGGTGTTCACATCCTGCTTTTTGTCTGGTGTAGTTTATGTCTTACTAATCCATTTGTTGATCTTTGTTCAGTTCAGGATTTTGGGATAAGGCTATTTGTTATTTCTCAAAAGTGTAAATGGGTTCAGAAGGACCTTCAGTTGTTACTGTACATGTGACTGGATTTAAGAAGTTTCATGGGGTTGCTGAGAACCCAACTGAGAAAATTGTGACCAATCTTAAATCATTCGTGGAAAAGAAAGGATTGCCAAAAAACCTTGTGCTTGGAAGCTGCACAGTTCTTGAAACTGCAGGGCAGGGGGCACTTGGCACATTATATAAGGTTTTGGAATCTTCCATTGCGGAAAGGGAGAATGGGTCATCGGCTCAGGGGCAAGTAATTTGGGTTAGTATCCACCTTTCTTGATTCCACATCAGATACTGCTGTAATGCAGTCGGCACCTTGCATATTGCAATGCTCTCCTGTCTGAAAAATAACTATTTGCCTTCAATGCCACTCAGACAGTTGAATTAATTATCATTCGAAAAATGTTCAGATCCACTTTGGAGTCAATAGTGGTGCAACAAGGTTTGCTCTTGAGAATCAAGCTGTTAATGAAGCCACCTTCCGTTGTCCAGATGAGCTAGGGTGGAAACCTCAGGTTGCGGGTTCATCCATTTACTCCTCTCTGTCTATATATATCGACACTGTGTTTTACCGGTTTGATGGTTCCATGCAGAGGGCTCCCATTGTGCCATCTGATGGAGGAATCTCACGCACAAGAGAGGTATATGTTAAAACTTTCATCTGAAAATTAATGATGTTTGAAGTATAGCTACAAACAGCACAAttacttgtttcttttttagttTCCACATAATTCTATGGCTATGAGCCCACAAGACTCCCTCccattgaaagaaaaaaaaacaaattgcaaAGTAGAACACCAAAGATTGTTAAGTCTGCTGCAATAAATTCACTTACTTTGCAAAGTAGAACACCAAAGATTGTTAAGTCTGCTGCAATAAATTCACTTTCTTCACAGTTACCTTGTTACTACCTTAGAGCCACAAGGGCGAGTTTCAGAAGCACTATTGAATATTTCTTTTGTTCATTTTTCTTTCCATCAAACAAAATCAGTTAGCTGTAAATTCAAAAGAACAATGGTAATCTGTGATTGCCTGATTACAGCAAAGTACAAACTTTTATACAGAAATAAATCACAGATACCCCCCCCTGTTCTTTTCACCAGATGTTCAGAACACCCATCTTTTCTGTTTACAAACTTATCATAAAAGAAACGAATGTAAGTTCAGTTTGTTGCCTGCACAGTAACGCAAGCATGGATAGTTAATATCCACATTATATTGAATGAATGCAGCTTCAATCATCAGATATTTCATGTCTTGGATTGAGAGCATTGTGAATCTTGAGACTAATCATGTTCTTCTGAACTCCTCATGAATGAGCAGACTACCCTTCCGGTAAATGAGTTAACCAAGTCACTCCGGAAGACAGGCTATGATGTAATGCCATCAGACGATGCTGGTCGGTTCGTATGCAACTATGTGTATTATCACTCTCTTCGGTTTGCAGAGCAACACGGCATCAAATCTCTGTTTGTACATG is from Oryza sativa Japonica Group chromosome 9, ASM3414082v1 and encodes:
- the LOC4346976 gene encoding uncharacterized protein gives rise to the protein MGSEGPSVVTVHVTGFKKFHGVAENPTEKIVTNLKSFVEKKGLPKNLVLGSCTVLETAGQGALGTLYKVLESSIAERENGSSAQGQVIWIHFGVNSGATRFALENQAVNEATFRCPDELGWKPQRAPIVPSDGGISRTRETTLPVNELTKSLRKTGYDVMPSDDAGRFVCNYVYYHSLRFAEQHGIKSLFVHVPLFLTIDEEVQMHFVASLLEALS